The DNA region TCAATATGCTAGCAGAACAACGCGGCCTAGTCTACCAATACTCCAAGATGTCAAGTCGTGACAATATCAGCTCATCAATGCTGTAGAATTATGCCAATGTCTTGCAGGTTCGTGTGGGTTGGTCCTGTCCTTATTAGGCCACCAAATTTTTTAAAAAATGAATTGGAATCATTGTTTTGTAAGTATGGTTTTATGATATCATAGTCAACGGCATGATCAAAGATTGCACCGGCGTATTCCGTGTTACCATCAATCCCGTCAGTTCCAATAGATCCAATAGTCGTATTTGCAGGCAATTTTGGAATTATATTTAGGACAAACTCCTGATTACGTCCACCTTTTCCCCTTTTGCGCACTAGTACTGTTGTTTCCCCGCCAAAGATAAGACATGATTTTTTTGAAGTCTTGAATTTTTTGAGAGTTTTTTGTGCAGCCTGTGCAACATCGCCTGTCACATCAGGATATATGACTGCAGAATATCCAAGTGATTTTGCCTTTTTTGACATTATGTCAAGACAGTCAGAATTTGATGCAATTATCTGGTTTGGGATTCTTGGCTTTTTTGGAGTCTCGCCTATCTTGCCTTGCGCGCCACGACACAGTCTTGATAGAACGGATTTTGGAAGTTTTTTGCCCAGATTGTACTTTGATACTACATCCAGACAGTCAGAAAACGTCGTCTTGTCGCAATATGTCATTCCTGATGCAATAGAACTCAAGTCGTTTCCCACAACATCCGACATTACATAGGATATAGCGTCACAATGCAAATTTTCTAGTATTCTGCCCCCTTTTACGCCTGAGAGATGCTTACGAATTGCGTTAATTTCCGATATAGAGGCACCGGACTCAAGCAGTATTTTTGTGGCCTTGATCTTTTGTGATAATGTAATTCCGGCAGGCGAGCAAACTAAGGAAGATGAGCCCCCAGATATCAAAAAAACCACCAAGTCTTCTTTGCCAGCATTTTTCAATAGTGATATGATCTTTTTTGCAGCATGGGTTGAGTTTTGGTTTGGTGTTGGGTGCCCTGCATAGATGACTAGAAATTTTTTGTTGTGAAATACAGACCTCGTATTTTTTGGAATTACAATGATTCCGCCATCTGCATGCAAAATATCGTGTGCGGTTTTGGCCATTGCATCTGCTGCCTTACCCATTGCAACAAGCCAGATTTTATCATATTGCGATGTGTGATATAATTTACCAGAGCAGACAAGCCTGTTTTGTGTAATGTATTTTTTGATATACCCCGTATTCCTTGCAGCATCTAGGCCGGCATCAATAATTTTGCGCGCATCACTCAATGAGTGATTTGGTTCCTGCATTGCTTATTAGATTAGCACTGGTCACACTTAAAATTAGTAGAAAGGGTTATCTTCTCTTCGCATTGTAGCCAACCTAACTTCATTGAATAAAAAACAGATCTGCTGGGCAAACTCGTCCTATGATGACTCTGATATCGTTATAGTTGGCATTCCAGATGAAACGGGGTCGCATGCAATATTTACTGGATCATCTGCTGCACCAGATCACATCAGAAAGATTTCAAATTCTAATGACATTTATGCGGAAAAAAAATTTCCATACTTGGCCCAGCCAACACTCGGAATAGGGGTAGCACGCGTTCACGATTACGGAAATATCAAAAAAAGGCAGATTGAAACAACTATGGCAAAAATTCTTGCCGCAAAAAAACTGCCAATATCTATTGGTGGAGACCACTCCAATACCGCACATATTATCAAAGCCATGGCAAGAAAGCATGGCAAGATCTCACTAGTATATTTTGATGCTCATCCTGACTTTGTATCGCATACCAAGAACTATTATGGCTCAGTAATTACGGACTGCCTAGACTATATCGATATCAAGTCCAGCATTCAGATAGGAATCCGCAGTCCCGAGCAAGATGAACTAGACAACATCAAAAAGCACAGACTCCGCGCAATCACCCCGTTTGATATAGTAGAATCAGGCATCAAGTCGGCAGCCAATACCATTTTGGATACAGTAAAAGAAAACGTCTATGTGTCATTTGACATGGATTGTCTAGATCCATCATGTGCACCCGGAGTATCAGTGCCAGTCCCACTTGGAATCCAGTCCACAGACGCTATGTATTGCGTAAAAAAACTGGCCAAGAGAGGAATCATAGGCCTTGATATCATGGAGGTCTGTCCCTCACATGACCTAAACGATGTCACATCGCACTTGGCATCGCGAATGATTGGTGAGTTGATTTCATCCTGTAAGGTATAAGTACCCAAATTATAACCACCAAAATATGAACACAGTAAAAATTCCAAAAATAATCAATTTCGGCAAAGATGCATTATCTCAATCAGAATATCAAAAAAATGCTCTAGTAATCACAACTGCTCCCCCACCGATTTCACAAAAGTGGTTAGGCAGGATGGGCATCAAAGATTACATGCTATTTGACAAAGTAGAGCCAGAGCCATCAATTGAAACTGTACAGAGCGTAATTACAGAATTCAAGCCAAAGAATCCATCTTGTATAATTGGATTGGGTGGCGGAAGTTCACTGGATGTTGCAAAATATGCAGGTGCGGAAATGAAATTGGAAAAAACGCTCATCCCGACAACATTTGGGACGGGAGCGGAGATGACCACATACTGCGTCCTAAAATTTGATGGCAAGAAAAAACTCCTCCGCGAGGACCGATTCCTAGCAGATAGGGCGATTGTAGATTCATATTTTATGGAAGGAACACCGGAACAAATAGTCAAAAACTCTGTTTGTGACGCATGCGCGCAGGCAACTGAGGGATATGATTCCAAGCTAGGTAACGAATTCACAAGAACATTGTGCAAGCAGGCATTTGAGGTATTGTATGACGCAATAATTAACAACAAGCCGGAAAACTATCCATATGGTTCAATGTTATCAGGTATTGGATTTGGCAACTGCTCCACAACACTGGGTCACGCACTATCCTATGTCTTCTCAAATGAGGGTGTGGCACATGGATATTCATTATCATCATGCACAACTGTGGCACACAAGTTCAACAAGTCGATTTTCTATGATCAGTTCAAAGAAGTAATTGAAAAGCTAAAATTCGACAGAATGACGCTCAAGGCGCCATTAGACCAGGCAGCTGATGTAGTCATGACTGACAAAGGTCATCTGGATCCAAATCCAAGTCCTGTGACAAAACAAGATGTCATCCAGTGTTTACAGGATATCGTCGACGGTAAGCTGTAAATTTTCATTTTCTCTTTTAATTTTGTATGAGAATTTCGCTGACGTTTACTAAATTTAAATAGGTCAAATCTGATCACAAAAAAATATGCTAAAGTTTGGAATTCAAAACGGGCTAAACGTCGCAAGAGCCGGCTTTTCAGAAGGCCAAATTTTGACTGCCTGTTTGTTGGCAGATAGAGTAGGTTATGATTCCATTTGGTACATGGACCATTCCAATGTCCCGCAGTGGTCAAAGGCAACTGTACTGGATCCATGGGTAATGCTATCTGCAATTGCAGCAACCACACAAAATGTAGAGCTTGGGACATGCGTTACAGACGCGATTCGTCGCCATCCATCAAACATTGCACTTGCGACCATAACACTTGATAGAATCTCAAAGGGACGAGGAACGCTTGGAATCGGTGCAGGGGAAGCACAAAACTTGAAGGAATTCAACATTCCATTTGATAACCCAGTCTCAAAATGGGAAGAGCAGCTTCAGGTAATAAAATTACTATACGATTCATCACCAGAGCACACTGTAAACTTTAATGGAAAATATTATCAGCTAACAGACGCGTGCTTGCAGGCAAAGCCAATTCGTAAACCACACCCACCAACATACATGGCAGCTGGTGGACAGCGAACATTACAGATGACTGGAAAATATGGTGATGGGTGGCTGCCAATCGGATACACGCCAGAATTATTCGAAGACCACGCTATAACAATTAGAAAATCAATGAAGGAAAATGACCGTACCGAAGAAGAGCAGGAAAACTTTCAATATGCTCTAGACATTGACGTATACTTTTCAGAAGATGCAGAAGAATCCTGGGCAAAGATGAAAGAGGCAGTTAAGGTATCATTATTCAAGCCAGAGGTCTTGCGCGTACACAACCTAAAGGCAATTGAAGGATTTGATTTTAAGAAATATTTCACAGAGTATTCTATGTCAAACCAAGACTGGATTGTAAAGATGAGAGAGGGTGCAACCACAATCCCTGACGCAATCGCACGCTCTTCTGTTGCTGTAGGAACACCAGACGACGTAATCCCAGTATTTGAGAGATTCATGAAGGCAGGCGTAAACCACTTTGTCATTAGATTCTGGGGTTCAAACTATTTTGGATCAATTGACAAGTTTGCATCCAAAGTAATGCCACACCTCAAGGGCAACACACGATAATTTACTTTGTAATGGCGACTCTGGACGAGTGTGAGGCCTATGCTCGCGGAAAAGGTGCCGACATACCATTTTGCATGGGCGTAGTCTTTAGGCTAAAGGCCATCGGAATAACCCATGAGCAGATTCTATGCTCTGCCATACTATCTCAGACAAAATCGACCTTTGATGAATTATTTGAGCGCTTTGGACGCGACGTCGCAGTCATGGCAACTAGCATAA from Nitrososphaerota archaeon includes:
- a CDS encoding DUF4147 domain-containing protein — encoded protein: MQEPNHSLSDARKIIDAGLDAARNTGYIKKYITQNRLVCSGKLYHTSQYDKIWLVAMGKAADAMAKTAHDILHADGGIIVIPKNTRSVFHNKKFLVIYAGHPTPNQNSTHAAKKIISLLKNAGKEDLVVFLISGGSSSLVCSPAGITLSQKIKATKILLESGASISEINAIRKHLSGVKGGRILENLHCDAISYVMSDVVGNDLSSIASGMTYCDKTTFSDCLDVVSKYNLGKKLPKSVLSRLCRGAQGKIGETPKKPRIPNQIIASNSDCLDIMSKKAKSLGYSAVIYPDVTGDVAQAAQKTLKKFKTSKKSCLIFGGETTVLVRKRGKGGRNQEFVLNIIPKLPANTTIGSIGTDGIDGNTEYAGAIFDHAVDYDIIKPYLQNNDSNSFFKKFGGLIRTGPTHTNLQDIGIILQH
- a CDS encoding LLM class flavin-dependent oxidoreductase yields the protein MLKFGIQNGLNVARAGFSEGQILTACLLADRVGYDSIWYMDHSNVPQWSKATVLDPWVMLSAIAATTQNVELGTCVTDAIRRHPSNIALATITLDRISKGRGTLGIGAGEAQNLKEFNIPFDNPVSKWEEQLQVIKLLYDSSPEHTVNFNGKYYQLTDACLQAKPIRKPHPPTYMAAGGQRTLQMTGKYGDGWLPIGYTPELFEDHAITIRKSMKENDRTEEEQENFQYALDIDVYFSEDAEESWAKMKEAVKVSLFKPEVLRVHNLKAIEGFDFKKYFTEYSMSNQDWIVKMREGATTIPDAIARSSVAVGTPDDVIPVFERFMKAGVNHFVIRFWGSNYFGSIDKFASKVMPHLKGNTR
- a CDS encoding arginase family protein, with product MNKKQICWANSSYDDSDIVIVGIPDETGSHAIFTGSSAAPDHIRKISNSNDIYAEKKFPYLAQPTLGIGVARVHDYGNIKKRQIETTMAKILAAKKLPISIGGDHSNTAHIIKAMARKHGKISLVYFDAHPDFVSHTKNYYGSVITDCLDYIDIKSSIQIGIRSPEQDELDNIKKHRLRAITPFDIVESGIKSAANTILDTVKENVYVSFDMDCLDPSCAPGVSVPVPLGIQSTDAMYCVKKLAKRGIIGLDIMEVCPSHDLNDVTSHLASRMIGELISSCKV
- a CDS encoding iron-containing alcohol dehydrogenase gives rise to the protein MNTVKIPKIINFGKDALSQSEYQKNALVITTAPPPISQKWLGRMGIKDYMLFDKVEPEPSIETVQSVITEFKPKNPSCIIGLGGGSSLDVAKYAGAEMKLEKTLIPTTFGTGAEMTTYCVLKFDGKKKLLREDRFLADRAIVDSYFMEGTPEQIVKNSVCDACAQATEGYDSKLGNEFTRTLCKQAFEVLYDAIINNKPENYPYGSMLSGIGFGNCSTTLGHALSYVFSNEGVAHGYSLSSCTTVAHKFNKSIFYDQFKEVIEKLKFDRMTLKAPLDQAADVVMTDKGHLDPNPSPVTKQDVIQCLQDIVDGKL